GACAGGACAGAGATAGTAGTCCGCAGCCTCTCCGGAAGCCCCGCTTTCGACATCCTCCAGCGCCTTCCTGTACAGCTCGGCATGGACCTTCTCGGCCTCCCGGGCCAGCTGGAAGGAGCGCCGGGCCTGGGCGTTGTCGCCTTCCTCATTGGCATCGTTGAGGAAATCCGGATACATCTCCGAATACTCGTAGGTTTCCCCGGCGATGGCGTCTTCAAGATTCTCGGCAGTGGTCTTGACCATTCCCATGGCCTTGAAATGAGCCAGCGCATGGATGGTCTCCGCCTCCGCCGCGGTCCTGAAGAGCTTGGCAACCTTCGTTTTTCCCTCGGCCTCCGCCTTCTGTGCGTAGGCGATATACTTTCTGTTGGCCTGGGATTCGCCGGCAAAGCCTTCCGCAAGATTCTTCTGTGTCTTGGAACCCATGGGTACCTTCCCCCTAATTTGAAATTTTTTCAAATATACCAGAGCCGCCCCTCCTTGGCAACCGCACACCGCCCTATCGGAAGCGTTGTGGATACTCCACACAACACAACCAGACTGTACCGGCTCTCCCCTTCTTTGGTATAGTTTGTGGGGGAACAGCATACAAAGACGCTGCACCGCCTTTCTGTCCTTCCTCCCTGTTATGCAAAGCAATCCCACGGTTCCTTTCTCTACAGCGTACCGCCCCGGAAACACGGAGCATATGGGCAGGCATCGAGGGGACAGAACAGGCATAAGGATTCAGTGCAAAGGGGTGAACGCAAGGTGATGATACACAAACTACCTGGTCGGCAGCGTGTGGTGATCGAGGCGGTCAAGCCGGAGATCGACTGCGGGCGCTTTCCCATCAAACGGGTCCACAATGAACGTGTCACGGTACAGGCAGCGGTCTTCGCCGACGGCCACGACGAGATTGCCGCCCAGCTCCTCTACCGCAACGAGGGCGGCCACACCTGGCACTCCCTTCCCATGCAGCGCGACCGGGGAGACAGCTTTTCCGCTTCTTTCCAGGTGGAAGGCCCCTCCTCATACTCCTACACAGTACAAGGGTGGGTGGACCGCTTCGCCACCTGGCGGAAGGACTTCGCCAAGAAACGACAGGCCGGACAGCCGACGGAGAAGGAGCTGGAGATCGGCAGGAAGTTGGTGGAGAGCGCCCTGCCCTACGCAGGTCAGGAACGGGCGGACAGGCTGAAGGAGCGGCTCGAAAGCATAGAAGGAGCCGCCACCGGGGAGGAGCGGGCCGCACTGCTGATGGACGAGAGTCTGGCCACACTGGTGCGTCCCTGCGTCGCGCCGGAGCGCATCACCACCTATGAACGGACGCTCCGTGTCCTCGTGGAACGGAAGCGCGCCGCTGCAGGCGCCTGGTACGAATTCTTCCCCCGTTCGGCACCGGCCGAAGGCAGGGAACACGCCACATTGACCGATGCGGCCAGGCTGCTCCCCGAGATCGCCCGGATGGGCTTCGACGTGGTCTATCTGCCGCCGATTCACCCTATAGGACACACAAACCGCAAGGGAAAGAACAACAGCGTCACCGCAGAACCCGGCGATCCGGGAAGCCCCTGGGCCATCGGTTCCGGAGAAGGGGGACACACCAGCGTCCACCCCCGACTCGGCACGGAGGAGGACTACCTGGCTTTCACCGAACAGGTGCGCGAACAGGGCATGGAACCGGCCATGGATCTGGCGTTCCAGT
This portion of the Synergistales bacterium genome encodes:
- a CDS encoding rubrerythrin family protein, giving the protein MGSKTQKNLAEGFAGESQANRKYIAYAQKAEAEGKTKVAKLFRTAAEAETIHALAHFKAMGMVKTTAENLEDAIAGETYEYSEMYPDFLNDANEEGDNAQARRSFQLAREAEKVHAELYRKALEDVESGASGEAADYYLCPVCGHISEGKPEERCPICGAKPEQYTVVA